From Anopheles darlingi chromosome 2, idAnoDarlMG_H_01, whole genome shotgun sequence, the proteins below share one genomic window:
- the LOC125948681 gene encoding myosin-VIIa translates to MVIVTRGDYIWIEPVSGREFDVAIGARVISAEGRRIQVRDDDGNEQWLTPERRIKAMHASSVQGVEDMISLGDLHEAGILRNLLIRYNENLIYTYTGSILVAVNPYQILPIYTADQIKLYKERKIGELPPHIFAIGDNSYAHMRRYGQDQCIVISGESGAGKTESTKLILQYLAAISGKHSWIEQQILEANPILEAFGNAKTVRNDNSSRFGKYIDIHFNSGGVIEGAKIEQYLLEKSRIVSQNADERNYHIFYCLLAGLSPEEKRRLDLGQASDYRYLTGGGCIRCDGRNDAAEFADIRSAMKVLCFSDHEIWEILKLLAALLHTGNIKYNATVIDNLDATEIPEHINVERVANLLEVPLQPFIDALTRKTLFAHGETVVSTLSRDQSMDVRDAFVKGIYGRLFVLIVKKINQAIYKPKSSTRSAIGVLDIFGFENFDHNSFEQFCINFANENLQQFFVQHIFKLEQEEYNHESINWQHIEFVDNQDALDLIAIKQLNIMALIDEESKFPKGTDQTMLAKLHKTHGTHRNYLKPKSDINTSFGLNHFAGVVFYDTRGFLEKNRDTFSADLLQLISSSTNKFLQLVFAEDIGMGAETRKRTPTLSTQFKKSLDSLMKTLAQCQPFFIRCIKPNELKKPMMFDRALCCRQLRYSGMMETIRIRRAGYPIRHNFRDFVERYRFLINGIPPAHRTDCRMATSKICATVLGRSDYQLGHTKVFLKDAHDLFLEQERDRVLTRKILILQRSIRGWVYRRRFLRMRQAAITIQKHWKGHAQRERYRKMRIGYMRLQALIRSRVLSHRFRHLRGHIVRLQARIRGYLVRREYGHKMWAVIKIQSHVRRMIAMKRYHKLKLEYRRHHEALRLRRMEEEELKHQGNKRAKEIAEQHYRDRLNEIERKDLEIELEERRRVEVKKNIINDAARKADEPVDDSKLVEAMFDFLPDSSSEAPTPHGGRETSVFNDLPVNAGNQDDIIGPPIHTISEDEEDLSEFKFQKFAATYFQGNITHYYSRKPLKHPLLPLHTQGDQLAAQALWITILRFTGDLPEPRYHTMDRDNTSVMSKVTATLGRNFIRSKEFQEAQMMGLDPEAFLKQKPRSIRHKLVSLTLKRKNKLGEDVRRRLQDEEYTADSYQSWLESRPTSNLEKLHFIIGHGILRAELRDEIYCQICKQLTNNPSKSSHARGWILLSLCVGCFAPSEKFVNYLRSFIREGPPGYAPYCEERLKRTFNNGTRNQPPSWLELQATKSKKPIMLPITFMDGNTKTLLADSATTARELCNQLSDKITLKDQFGFSLYIALFDKVSSLGSGGDHVMDAISQCEQYAKEQGAQERNAPWRLFFRKEIFAPWHNPIEDQVATNLIYQQVVRGVKFGEYRCDKEEDLAMIAAQQYYIEYSTDMSMDRLYTLLPNFIPDYCLTGIEKAIDRWAALVLTAYKKSYYLKDKAAALKVKEDVVSYAKYKWPLLFSRFYEAYRNSGPNLPKNDVIIAVNWTGVYVVDDQEQVLLELSFPEITAVSSQKTNKVFTQTFSLSTVRNEEFTFQSPNAEDIRDLVVYFLEGLKKRSKYVIALQDYKAPGEGTSFLSFLKGDLIILEDESTGETVLNSGWCIGCCERTQERGDFPAEIVYVLPTLTKPPPDILALFSIEDAHHGKRLNSVHSNGSSEGRDRPHSLAEYSLDHFRPPPKRTMSKALSTLSSKRGPDELWRYSRDPLKQPLLKKLLAKEELAEESCLAFVAIMKYMGDLPSKRPRIGNEITDHIFDGPLKHEILRDEIYCQLMKQLTDNRNRLSEERGWELMWLSTGLFACSQQLLKELTLFLRTRRHPISQDSLHRLQKTIRNGQRKYPPHQVEVEAIQHKTTQIFHKVYFPDDTDEAFEVDSSTRAKDFCHNISQRLNLRSSEGFSLFVKIADKVISVPEGDFFFDFVRHLTDWIKKARPTRDGSNPQFTYQVFFMKKLWTNTVPGKDRNADLIFHYHQELPKLLRGYHKCSKEEAIKLAALVYRVRFGESKQELQAIPQMLRELIPSDLIKLQNVNDWKRSVVAAYNQDAGMSPEDAKITFLKIVYRWPTFGSAFFEVKQTTEPNYPEMLLIAINKHGVSLIHPTSKDILVTHPFTRISNWSSGNTYFHMTIGNLVRGSKLLCETSLGYKMDDLLTSYISLMLTNMNKQRTIRVK, encoded by the exons ATGGTTATCGTTACACGG GGTGACTATATCTGGATCGAGCCCGTGTCCGGTCGAGAGTTCGATGTAGCGATCGGAGCTCGTGTCATCTCGGCCGAAGGACGGCGAATTCAagtgcgcgacgacgacggcaacgaacAATGGCTAACACCGGAGCGGCGCATCAAGGCAATGCACGCCTCCTCCGTGCAGGGTGTCGAGGATATGATTTCCCTCGGCGATCTGCACGAGGCCGGCATCCTGCGCAACCTTTTGATCCGATACAACGAGAACCTTATCTAC ACATATACGGGTTCCATCTTGGTTGCGGTCAACCCGTACCAGATACTGCCGATTTACACCGCCGACCAGATCAAGCTGTACAAAGAGCGCAAGATCGGTGAGCTACCACCGCACATCTTCGCCATCGGTGACAATTCGTATGCGCACATGCGACGCTACGGGCAGGACCAGTGCATCGTCATCTCCGGTGAATCCGGTGCCGGCAAAACGGAAAGTACGAAACTCATCCTCCAGTATCTGGCAGCGATCAGTGGGAAGCACTCGTGGATTGAGCAGCAAATCCTCGAGGCGAACCCGATCCTCGAAGCGTTCGGCAATGCGAAAACGGTGCGGAATGACAATTCCTCCCGCTTCGGCAAATACATCGACATCCATTTCAACAGTGGTGGCGTCATCGAGGGTGCCAAGATCGAGCAGTATCTGCTGGAAAAGTCCCGTATCGTGTCGCAAAACGCGGACGAGCGCAACTATCACATCTTCTACTGCCTGCTGGCGGGTCTTTCGCCGGAAGAGAAACGCCGACTCGACCTAGGTCAAGCGTCCGACTATCGCTACCTGACCGGTGGTGGCTGTATTCGGTGCGATGGCCGGAACGATGCGGCCGAGTTTGCCGACATTCGGTCGGCAATGAAGGTGCTGTGCTTTTCGGATCACGAAATCTGGGAAATACTGAAGCTTCTCGCCGCCCTGCTGCACACTGGCAACATCAAGTACAACGCGACCGTAATCGACAATCTCGATGCAACGGAAATTCCGGAGCATATCAATGTTGAGCGAGTGGCGAATCTACTCGAGGTGCCACTGCAACCGTTCATCGATGCGCTAACGCGCAAAACGCTGTTCGCGCACGGGGAAACCGTCGTGTCGACGTTATCACGCGATCAATCGATGGACGTGCGGGATGCGTTCGTGAAGGGCATCTACGGCCGTTTGTTCGTGCTGATCGTGAAGAAGATCAATCAAGCGATCTACAAACCGAAATCGTCGACACGAAGCGCAATCGGTGTGCTGGACATCTTTGGCTTCGAGAACTTTGACCACAACAGCTTCGAACAGTTTTGCATTAACTTTGCGAACGAAAACCTGCAGCAGTTCTTCGTGCAGCACATCTTCAAGCTCGAGCAGGAGGAGTACAACCATGAAAGCATCAACTGGCAGCATATCGAGTTCGTCGACAACCAGGAtgccctcgatctgatcgcgATCAAGCAGCTCAACATTATGGCGCTGATCGACGAGGAGAGTAAGTTCCCGAAGGGCACCGATCAGACGATGCTGGCGAAACTGCACAAAACGCACGGTACGCACCGCAACTACCTGAAACCGAAGTCGGACATTAACACGAGCTTCGGGCTGAACCATTTCGCCGGCGTTGTGTTCTACGATACGCGCGGTTTTCTCGAGAAAAATCGGGACACGTTCAGTGCCGATCTGTTGCAGCTCATCTCGAGCTCGACGAACAAGTTCCTCCAGCTAGTGTTCGCGGAAGACATCGGCATGGGAGCGGAAACACGCAAACGGACACCGACGCTATCGACGCAGTTCAAGAAAAGTCTGGACTCGCTGATGAAGACCCTCGCCCAATGCCAACCGTTCTTCATTCGGTGcatcaaaccgaacgaactgAAGAAACCGATGATGTTTGACCGGGCGCTCTGCTGTCGGCAGCTGCGCTACTCGGGCATGATGGAAACGATTCGCATTCGGCGTGCCGGTTACCCGATCCGTCATAATTTCCGTGACTTTGTCGAGCGCTATCGGTTCCTGATCAACGGTATACCACCAGCTCACCGGACCGATTGCCGGATGGCGACGTCGAAGATCTGTGCCACCGTACTGGGACGGTCCGACTATCAGCTCGGTCACACGAAGGTGTTCCTCAAGGATGCGCACGATCTGTTCCTCGAGCAGGAACGTGACCGGGTACTGACACGCAAGATTCTCATCCTACAGCGCTCGATTCGTGGTTGGGTGTACCGGAGACGCTTTTTGCGGATGCGCCAGGCGGCCATTACGATTCAGAAGCACTGGAAGGGACACGCACAGCGGGAACGCTACCGGAAGATGCGCATCGGCTACATGCGCCTGCAAGCATTGATACGATCGCGCGTTCTCAGTCACCGGTTTCGGCATCTCCGCGGTCACATTGTGCGGTTACAGGCCCGCATCAGGGGTTACCTGGTGCGGCGAGAGTATGGGCACAAAATGTGGGCCGTCATCAAGATTCAGTCGCACGTTCGGCGCATGATCGCGATGAAGCGCTACCACAAGCTGAAGCTCGAGTATCGGCGCCACCACGAGGCTCTACGGTTGCGCCggatggaggaggaagagctgaAGCATCAGGGTAACAAACGGGCGAAGGAGATTGCCGAGCAGCACTATCGCGATCGGTTGAACGAGATCGAGCGCAAGGATCTGGAGATAGAGCTAGAGGAACGGCGCCGAGTCGAGGTGAAGAAGAACATTATCAACGATGCGGCCCGCAAGGCGGACGAACCGGTCGACGATAGTAAGCTGGTAGAGGCCATGTTCGATTTCCTGCCCGATTCCAGCAGTGAAGCACCGACACCGCACGGTGGCCGCGAAACGTCCGTCTTCAACGATCTACCGGTGAATGCGGGCAACCAGGACGATATTATCGGACCACCGATCCACACGATctccgaggacgaggaggatctGTCCGAGTTTAAGTTCCAAAAGTTTGCGGCCACCTACTTCCAGGGTAACATTACGCATTACTATTCGCGGAAACCGTTGAAGCATCCCCTGCTTCCGCTGCACACCCAGGGCGATCAGCTAGCGGCGCAGGCACTTTGGATCACGATCCTGCGCTTTACCGGCGATCTGCCCGAACCGCGCTACCATACGATGGACCGGGACAATACGTCCGTGATGTCGAAGGTAACGGCCACGCTCGGACGAAACTTTATACGTAGCAAAGAATTTCAGGAGGCGCAAATGATGGGGCTCGATCCGGAGGCATTCTTGAAACAGAAACCACGCTCGATACGCCATAAGCTCGTCTCGCTGACGCTCAAGCGCAAGAACAAGCTGGGTGAGGATGTGCGGCGCCGGTTGCAGGACGAGGAGTACACGGCCGATAGCTACCAGTCGTGGTTGGAGTCACGACCGACGTCCAACCTCGAGAAGTTGCACTTTATCATCGGTCACGGTATCCTGCGGGCTGAGCTGCGTGACGAGATCTACTGTCAGATCTGCAAGCAGCTTACCAATAACCCATCCAAATCGTCCCATGCACGCGGCTGGATACTGCTTTCGCTGTGTGTCGGTTGTTTCGCACCGTCGGAGAAGTTCGTCAACTATCTACGTTCGTTTATCCGCGAGGGACCGCCCGGATACGCGCCGTACTGTGAGGAGCGGTTGAAGCGTACGTTTAACAATGGCACCCGCAATCAGCCACCCTCGTGGCTCGAGCTGCAAGCGACCAAATCGAAGAAACCGATCATGCTACCCATTACGTTCATGGACGGTAACACGAAGACGCTGCTGGCCGATTCGGCTACGACGGCTCGTGAACTGTGCAATCAGCTGTCGGACAAGATCACGCTGAAGGATCAGTTTGGGTTCTCGCTGTATATTGCGCTGTTTGATAAGGTGTCTTCGctgggtagtggtggtgatcatgTGATGGATGCGATCTCACAGTGCGAACAGTACGCTAAGGAGCAGGGAGCACAGGAACGAAACGCACCCTGGCGGTTGTTCTTCCGCAAGGAAATCTTTGCCCCTTGGCACAATCCCATCGAGGATCAGGTCGCGACGAACCTGATCTACCAGCAGGTAGTCCGGGGTGTCAAGTTTGGGGAGTACCGGTGCGATAAGGAGGAGGACCTGGCGATGATTGCCGCCCAGCAGTACTATATCGAGTACAGCACGGATATGTCGATGGATCGGTTGTACACGCTGCTGCCGAACTTTATACCGGACTATTGCCTGACCGGCATCGAGAAAGCCATCGATCGTTGGGCCGCACTGGTGCTGACCGCGTACAAGAAGAGCTACTACCTGAAGGATAAGGCGGCTGCACTCAAGGTGAAGGAGGATGTCGTCAGTTACGCCAAGTACAAGTGGCCCCTGCTATTTTCCCGCTTTTATGAAGCCTATCG aAACTCTGGTCCAAACCTGCCCAAAAACGATGTCATCATTGCCGTCAACTGGACGGGTGTGTACGTGGTGGACGATCAGGAACAGGTGCTACTAGAATTGTCCTTCCCCGAGATTACGGCCGTATCGAGCCAGAAGACGAACAAGGTGTTCACGCAAACGTTCTCCCTGTCGACGGTGCGGAATGAGGAGTTCACCTTCCAGAGCCCGAACGCAGAAGACATTCGCGATTTAGTGGTCTACTTCCTGGAAGGACTCAAGAAGCG CTCAAAGTATGTGATAGCACTGCAGGACTACAAGGCACCGGGAGAGGGCACCAGTTTCCTGTCCTTTTTGAAAGGGGATCTAATTATTCTCGAAGACGAAAGCACCGGCGAAACGGTTCTCAATTCGGGGTGGTGTATAG GTTGCTGTGAGCGAACGCAAGAGCGAGGCGATTTCCCGGCTGAGATCGTGTACGTTCTACCGACACTCACGAAACCTCCACCGGATATACTGGCACTGTTCAGCATCGAGGATGCTCACCACGGTAAACGATTGAACTCGGTGCACTCGAACGGGAGTAGCGAGGGCCGGGATCGGCCACACTCGTTGGCCGAGTACTCGCTCGATCACTTCCGGCCTCCACCAAAGCGCACAATGTCGAAGGCGCTCAGCACACTCAGCTCGAAGCGGGGCCCCGATGAGCTGTGGCGTTACTCGCGCGATCCGCTCAAACAGCCCCTGCTGAAGAAGCTACTCGCTAAGGAGGAGCTAGCCGAGGAGTCCTGCCTAGCGTTCGTTGCCATCATGAAGTACATGGGAGATCTGCCATCGAAGCGGCCGCGCATCGGCAACGAAATCACCGATCACATCTTCGACGGTCCGCTAAAGCACGAGATACTGCGCGACGAGATCTACTGCCAGCTGATGAAGCAGCTCACGGACAACCGCAACCGGCTGTCGGAGGAGCGGGGCTGGGAGCTTATGTGGCTCTCGACCGGCCTGTTCGCCtgcagccagcagctgctgaaggAACTGACACTCTTCCTCCGCACGCGCCGCCATCCGATTTCGCAAGACTCGCTGCACCGGCTACAGAAGACGATCCGCAACGGGCAGCGCAAGTATCCGCCCCATCAGGTCGAGGTCGAAGCGATCCAGCACAAGACGACGCAGATCTTCCACAAGGTCTACTTCCCGGACGATACGGACGAAGCGTTCGAGGTGGATTCGTCAACGCGGGCGAAAGACTTCTGCCACAACATCTCGCAGCGTCTTAACCTACGCTCGAGCGAGGGCTTCAGCCTGTTCGTTAAGATCGCCGACAAGGTCATCTCCGTGCCGGAAGGTGATTTCTTCTTTGACTTTGTGCGCCATCTGACGGACTGGATCAAGAAGGCGAGACCGACGCGCGACGGTTCGAACCCACAGTTCACCTACCAGGTGTTCTTCATGAAGAAGCTGTGGACGAACACGGTACCGGGCAAGGACCGGAATGCCGATCTGATattccactaccaccaggaGCTTCCGAAGCTGCTGCGCGGCTACCACAAATGCTCGAAAGAGGAAGCGATCAAACTGGCCGCTCTCGTCTATCGGGTACGGTTTGGTGAGAGCAAACAGGAGCTACAGGCAATACC GCAAATGCTCCGCGAGCTCATTCCGTCCGATTTGATCAAGCTGCAGAACGTAAACGACTGGAAACGGTCCGTGGTAGCGGCCTACAACCAGGATGCCGGTATGTCACCGGAGGATGCTAAAATCACTTTCCTTAAAATTGTGTACAG ATGGCCAACATTTGGATCGGCATTCTTCGAAGTCAAACAGACGACCGAACCAAACTACCCTGAAATGCTGCTTATTGCAATCAACAAGCATGGTGTCAGTCTGATTCATCCTACTTCTAAG GACATTTTAGTGACGCATCCCTTTACGCGTATCTCGAACTGGTCGTCGGGCAACACGTACTTCCACATGACGATCGGCAATTTGGTGCGCGGCTCGAAACTGCTCTGCGAGACCTCGCTCGGCTACAAGATGGACGATCTGCTAACGTCCTACATTTCGCTCATGCTCACCAACATGAACAAACAGCGCACTATACGAGTCAAGTAG
- the LOC125948721 gene encoding keratin, type I cytoskeletal 10: MDDIFGKKKEVVPILDLSKSTATSREEFKRMIEKVPDYKMRPIKVRSDEIRFKEKEYGFKMQKKELKMLMKNGGERDKLYTYMDPIPGEMRNLVIMELCSVPIDWKMLTSQRPKTKVEEDYFSKLVELGKLQIKTIQRDKRENLLATSMRKVKNRSGIIESRVFTCNECSEEFCNGKTCADFNYDLYTRIIPKAPLLKTNSQQQLSLNGGAGGGMGNGSGGGRMLGDINQKSIDSGSGTGGGTTGSKKNRKGGRKKPKSKAKSVEADDEGNQSSGGGNAPGGRGTGSVGGGKKKGKKASKSKSVEK, translated from the exons ATGGATgacatttttggaaaaaagaaggaggtgGTCCCAATATTGGACCTCTCCAAATCGACCGCTACGTCACGCGAAGAGTTTAAACGGATGATCGAGAAGGTGCCGGACTACAAGATGCGTCCGATCAAGGTCCGTTCCGATGAGATCCGTTTCAAGGAGAAAGAGTATGGGTTCAAGATGCAGAAAAAGGAGCTTAAGATGCTGATGAAGAACGGAGGCGAACGGGATAAGCTGTACACGTACATGGATCCCATCCCCGGTGAGATGCGTAATCTGGTTATCATGGAGCTGTGCAGCGTTCCGATCGACTGGAAGATGCTGACCAGCCAACGTCCCAAGACGAAGGTCGAGGAGGATTACTTTAGCAA ACTGGTAGAGCTCGGTAAACTGCAGATTAAAACGATTCAACGGGACAAGCGCGAGAACCTGTTGGCTACTTCCATGCGTAAAGTGAAAAACCGCTCGGGCATCATAGAATCGCGGGTTTTCACTTGCAACGAGTGTTCGGAAGAGTTTTGCAACGGAAAAACGTGTGCCGATTTCAACTACGACCTATACACGCGCATCATACCGAAGGCTCCACTCCTGAAAACCAATTCCCAGCAACAACTCTCACTAAACGGAGGTGCCGGCGGTGGCATGGGAAACGgatctggtggtggccgcatgCTTGGTGATATCAACCAAAAAAGTATCGATAGTGGCAgcggaaccggtggtggtactacGGGTTCGAAAAAGAATCGCAAAGGTGGACGGAAAAAGCCAAAATCGAAAGCCAAATCCGTCGAAGCGGATGACGAAGGCAATCAGAGCTCCGGTGGTGGCAATGCACCAGGGGGTAGGGGCACCGGTTCCGTAGGtggaggaaagaaaaaaggcaaaaaagctTCAAAATCTAAATCAGTGGAAAAATAA
- the LOC125948739 gene encoding uncharacterized protein LOC125948739 yields the protein MLQHFLNDHPELPFISINGRETMVFRFEEASFPPNTPYCLGVLAYGGREAASLSAATNQPHAGYTMSNLFLSTHYEALRHHLPVLVMGCRLTSLDVSTEDTGELHAEEEQATMLLLLWLLTAGASKSHWGYLSVSNTSANQRRRTFVKIREPNPDVYCWPSGIENPLMDWNYLRLNGAEVDLLSNHGASLIRLEVMIEDSP from the coding sequence ATGCTGCAGCATTTCCTGAACGATCATCCTGAGCTGCCTTTCATATCAATCAATGGCCGTGAAACGATGGTATTCCGCTTCGAGGAAGCTTCCTTTCCACCGAACACGCCATACTGTCTCGGTGTGCTGGCGTACGGTGGTCGTGAGGCAGCTTCATTATCTgctgccaccaaccaacctcaTGCCGGCTACACCATGTCAAACCTCTTCCTCTCGACCCATTACGAGGCATTACGCCATCATCTTCCGGTTCTGGTTATGGGTTGCAGATTGACAAGCTTGGATGTTTCCACCGAAGACACGGGCGAATTGCATGCGGAAGAGGAGCAGGcgacgatgctgttgctgctgtggttgctaaCGGCAGGAGCATCGAAATCGCACTGGGGTTACCTATCCGTAAGCAATACTTCTGCCAATCAGCGCCGTCGTACATTTGTGAAGATACGCGAACCGAACCCCGATGTGTACTGCTGGCCATCAGGTATCGAGAATCCACTAATGGATTGGAACTATTTGCGGCTGAACGGTGCCGAGGTTGATTTACTCTCGAACCATGGTGCATCACTGATTCGTCTCGAGGTGATGATAGAGGACAGTCCTTAA